The genomic window TCGGTCCCACAGGCGCTGCCGCTACAGGTTCCCGTGCCGGCGCAGCCTGGTTTTCCGCCGCGCGTGATGCTGGTCAACTTGCAGCCCGACCGCGGCCAGATCTACGCCACGCTGATCACCGCCATGTTCATGCATGGCGGCTGGATTCATTTAATCGGCAATATGTGGTTCTTATGGATTTTCGGCGACAATGTGGAGGATCGCCTGGGGCATTTTGGATATGCCGTGCTGTATCTGGTCGGTGGTATTCTGGCCAGCCTGGCACATTGGTTCATGCAACCGGAGAGTACCTTACCGGTCATTGGCGCCAGCGGTGCCGTGGCGGCGGTGCTGGGCGCCTATGTGGTCACCTGGCCGTTTGCAAGGATTCATTCGCTGGTCTTTCTGGTTGTGTTCTTTACGGTGCTGGAATTGCCCGCGCTGGTTGTGTTGGGCTTTTGGTTTTTGCAGCAGTTGATTGCGGCCCGGGCGATCGAAAATCGTCTGGCGACCGAGGGGGTCGCCTGGTGGGCGCACGTAGGGGGATACTTGGCCGGCATGGTGCTGATGCAAGTGCTGACCTTCGGCAGCACGCCACCGGCACACCCCGACGATGACTACCCCGGAGACACTCTAGAGGACGACAAGCAGGTCACTTGAAACGAACATGGCACGACAAGCACTGAGAAAAATCGATCCCGCGTTTGACTACTCGTCCTGGTTGCTGTCGATCGAACAATTGCCGGCACCGTGGATCGACACGGCACTATTCGCACAGGCGAGGCCGCTGGAGGTCGAGCTTGGCAGTGGCAAGGGGCTGTTTCTGTCGGCTGCCGCGCAAGCTTGGACGGAGCGCAACTTTCTGGGCCTGGAGATGG from Pirellulales bacterium includes these protein-coding regions:
- a CDS encoding rhomboid family intramembrane serine protease produces the protein MPAHRTPFVTYLIVITNVVALVWLTRLPPLAQNAAAYKYGFIPLRIAQLSVPQALPLQVPVPAQPGFPPRVMLVNLQPDRGQIYATLITAMFMHGGWIHLIGNMWFLWIFGDNVEDRLGHFGYAVLYLVGGILASLAHWFMQPESTLPVIGASGAVAAVLGAYVVTWPFARIHSLVFLVVFFTVLELPALVVLGFWFLQQLIAARAIENRLATEGVAWWAHVGGYLAGMVLMQVLTFGSTPPAHPDDDYPGDTLEDDKQVT